In Morganella morganii, the following are encoded in one genomic region:
- a CDS encoding acetate kinase: MSSKLVLVLNCGSSSLKFAIIDPTTGDEYLTGLAECFNLPEARIKWKMDGAKHEAQLGAGAAHSEALRFIVKDIMGDKPELSAQIGCIGHRLVHGGEKFAHSVIVTDEVIKAMEECSAFAPLHNPANLLGVEEALKAFPHLADKNVGVFDTAFHQTMPEEAYLYALPYSLYKDHGIRRYGFHGTSHYFVSREAAKMLNKPVEELNVITCHLGNGGSVAAIVNGECVDTSMGLTPLEGLVMGTRSGDIDPAIIFHLHDSMGMSVEEINKMLTKESGLQGLTEVTSDCRYVEENYGKQADATRAMNVFCHRLAKYVGGYATLMEGRLDAIIFTGGIGENAAMVREHTLEKLALLGFKLDHERNLAARFGNAGKITTDDSSIALVIPTNEELVIAQDAARLTA, encoded by the coding sequence ATGTCAAGTAAGCTGGTACTGGTACTTAACTGCGGTAGTTCTTCACTGAAATTTGCGATCATTGACCCTACAACTGGTGATGAATATCTGACGGGTCTGGCAGAATGCTTTAACCTGCCGGAAGCACGTATCAAGTGGAAAATGGATGGTGCTAAACACGAAGCACAATTAGGCGCGGGCGCTGCTCACAGTGAAGCACTGCGTTTCATCGTGAAAGATATCATGGGCGACAAACCTGAGCTGTCCGCACAGATCGGCTGCATCGGCCACCGTCTGGTTCACGGCGGTGAGAAATTTGCTCACTCTGTTATCGTCACTGACGAAGTTATCAAAGCAATGGAAGAGTGCTCTGCCTTTGCTCCTCTGCACAACCCGGCTAACCTGTTAGGCGTGGAAGAAGCACTGAAAGCCTTCCCTCACCTGGCTGATAAAAACGTTGGTGTTTTCGATACCGCTTTCCATCAGACCATGCCTGAAGAAGCTTACCTGTATGCCCTGCCGTACAGCCTGTACAAAGACCACGGTATCCGCCGCTATGGTTTCCACGGTACAAGCCACTACTTCGTCAGCCGTGAAGCCGCTAAAATGCTGAACAAACCGGTTGAAGAACTGAACGTAATCACCTGCCACTTAGGCAACGGTGGTTCTGTTGCAGCTATCGTTAACGGCGAGTGCGTGGACACCTCTATGGGTCTGACTCCGCTGGAAGGTCTGGTCATGGGTACCCGTTCCGGTGATATCGACCCGGCTATCATTTTCCACCTGCATGATTCAATGGGCATGAGCGTTGAAGAAATCAACAAAATGCTGACCAAAGAATCCGGCCTGCAGGGTCTGACTGAAGTCACCAGCGACTGCCGTTATGTTGAAGAAAACTACGGTAAACAAGCTGACGCGACCCGTGCAATGAACGTATTCTGCCACCGTCTGGCGAAATACGTCGGTGGTTATGCAACCCTGATGGAAGGCCGTCTGGATGCGATCATCTTCACCGGTGGTATCGGTGAAAACGCAGCGATGGTTCGTGAACACACTCTGGAGAAACTGGCTCTGCTGGGCTTCAAACTGGATCACGAACGCAACCTGGCTGCCCGCTTCGGTAACGCAGGCAAAATCACCACTGACGACAGCAGCATTGCCCTGGTGATCCCGACTAACGAAGAATTAGTCATCGCACAGGATGCAGCCCGTCTGACTGCATAA